A DNA window from Schistocerca gregaria isolate iqSchGreg1 chromosome 2, iqSchGreg1.2, whole genome shotgun sequence contains the following coding sequences:
- the LOC126336808 gene encoding LOW QUALITY PROTEIN: thioredoxin reductase-like selenoprotein T homolog CG3887 (The sequence of the model RefSeq protein was modified relative to this genomic sequence to represent the inferred CDS: substituted 1 base at 1 genomic stop codon), with amino-acid sequence MPRIGFMSVVLCIALASVHGRDKEIPTTKLTMNSYLGPTLKFLYCYSXGYRGLFEQYAAILRQKYPEIMVEGDLYPPPNINIFLAQALGVAKMLLIGCILSGMNIFNLFGQEQPPWWTWCINNKIYSCMMTFFVCNAVEGQLVSTGAFEISFNDVPIWSKLETGRIPQPPELFQIIDNHLHFGRQS; translated from the exons ATGCCGCGTATTGGATTTATGTCTGTTGTTTTATGTATTGCTCTGGCAAGTGTCCATGGGCGCGATAAAGAGATACCGACAACCAAGTTAACGATGAATTCGTACTTGGGACCGACTTTGAAATTTTTATATTG TTATTCGTGAGGCTACAGAGGGCTTTTTGAGCAGTATGCAGCCATACTGCGTCAAAAGTATCCCGAGATAATGGTAGAGGGCGACCTATATCCACCTCCAAACATAAATATTTTCCTAGCTCAGGCATTG GGagttgcaaaaatgttgttaatcgGTTGCATattaagtggaatgaacatattTAATTTGTTTGGTCAAGAGCAACCTCCATGGTGGACTTGGTGCATCAACAACAAAATATACTCCTGTATGATGACTTTTTTTGTGTGCAATGCAGTTGAGGGTCAACTGGTTTCAACAGGAGCATTTGAAATTTCTTTCAATG ATGTTCCTATTTGGTCAAAACTGGAAACGGGCAGGATACCACAGCCACCAGAATTATTCCAAATCATTGATAATCACCTCCATTTTGGTCGCCAGTCGTAA